The genomic DNA TCAGCGACTACGCGGGCAGGAAGGTCCTCGTGTACTTCTACCCCAAGGCGGCCACCCCGGGCTGCACCACCGAAGCCTGCGACTTCCGTGACAACCTGGGCGAGCTCAATGAGCTGGGCATCGAGGTCCTCGGCATTTCCCCGGATTCGGTGGCGAGCCTGACGAAGTTCAAGGCCGACGAGGGCCTCAACTTCCCGCTGCTCTCCGACGCCGACAAGTCCGTCATGACGGCCTGGGGCGCCTTCGGCGAGAAGAACAACTACGGCAAGATCGTCCAGGGCGTGATCCGCTCCACCTTCCTCGTCGACGAGGAGGGCACGATCGCCCTGGCCCGGTACAACGTGAAGGCGACCGGCCACGTCGGCCGCATCCTCAAGGACGTCGCCTAATCCTCACTCACTCGTCGACACCCGGGAACCCGCACCGCTGTGCGGGTTCCCGCCTTTTCCGGCAGCCCCTCACTCCCCCGCAGGAAACCGGGTCCGAAAACGCCGCCCGCTCACTGCTGGAACTGACAGATCGCCACGGCGTAGTCGCCGTCATGGCTGATGCTCAGACTGGTGAGCGGGTTTCCCGCCTTTTCCTTCACCCGGCCGTGGAGAACGATGGCCACCCGGCCCCACCGGTCGGGACGAATCTCGATCTCGGCGAAGTCCACGTCGTCGCCGCCGATGAAGGGAGGGCGCCCGTAGATCGATTGCGACCACGCCTTGATGAAGGCCTCCTTCGCGGCCCACCTGCCCGCCAGGTGCGCGTCGCGGTCCGGCTTCGTCGCCGCCACACGGATTTCCGCGGCCGTGAACACCGCCTCAAACGTCGATCCCGGGGTGGCCAACTGCTGGGCAAACCCCGGGACATGGACGATGTCGATGCCGATCACGTGCGCCCGGAGAGACTTGAACTCTCACGTCCTAGGACACTGGAACCTAAATCCAGCGCGTCTGCCAATTCCGCCACGGGCGCGTCGTCGCTCATCCTAACGCGAGCGGTGTACCACACGGAAAACAACCCGCAGGGAATCCAACTTTCGACGCACAGTGGTTAAGATGGCCCAGTGTGAGTAGCAACAATGGCGAGGACGTCGAGATCGAGTGGGTCTGGGACCCCGACGACCTGGACGCCACGCACGATGACGACGCCACCGCAGAAGCCACCGCGGCGGCCGGCGAAGACCGCTTCCGCGTCCGCGCCTGGCACATCGTCTTTCTGCTTGTGCTGGTCATGGCGACGATCGGCCTGGCCTGGTGGCAGTGGTCCCGGTTCCAGTCCGGTTCGGGAAGCTTCCAGAACCTCGGTTACGCGTTCCAGTGGCCGCTGTTCGGGGTCTTCTTCGTCTACGCGTACCGGATGATCGTCAAATACGAGAACAAGGCGCGCGCGGCGAAAAGCCAGGCCGCGGACCCGGACTTCGTCTACCAGGCGGACACCGCCGAGCTCGACGACAACGGCCGGCCCCTGGTCACCGAGATCGACGAGGATTTTCTGCCCTCCCGGCCCCGGCTGGACGTCGACGAGTTCAACGAACTCAACCGGCAGCGCCGCGGCCCCGACTCCGGCCCGGGCCACCCCGAAGCACCGACCACCCCTAGGGAGAATTCATGACCACCGACCAGACCCGCAAGATCCGCCGAGTCCACCCCGAGCGCAAGCGCCGGGTCCGCGGCGCCCTGAAGTTCTTCTCCGTCTCCGCCTGGGTGACGGGAATCTTCCTGCTCCTGCTGGTGGTGCGCATGGTGATGCAGTACATCCTCAGGATGGACATTCCGGAGTGGGCCACCTGGGTCGCCATCCTGCACGGCTGGGCCTACATCATCTTCGTCATCGCCACCTTCAACCTCGGCCTCAAGGCCCGCTGGGAGCCGAAGTGGTGGGTGACCACCGTGCTTGGCGGAGTGGTCCCCTTCCTGTCCTTCTGGGTCGAGAACAACCGCCGCCACGAGGTGGTCAACAAGTTCCAGCTTGATCTTCCGGATCATCCGGAGGGCACCCGGTCGGCCGCCTGACTAGTCCCCGTCGACGGCGCCGTGGAGAACCTCAGCCGTCAACAGCGCCAGGAGGTACTGGGTCAGGCCCAGCCCGATAATCAGGTAGAAGCCGAGCAGCACCGACCATTGCCCCGGGGCGACACCCAGCACCACCCAGGGGGCCGCGTAGAGCGCCACCCCGCCCAGGGTCCGGAAGGGGTAGCGCACTGAATGCAGGGCCGCGGCGGTCAGCGTCGGGGCGACCCCGGCCGGGCGGGCGTCGAGAAGCGGATAGAACCAGACAGATATCCCGCCGACCAGCCCCATCCCCATGAGCACCAGCGCCGAGAGCACCACCGACGTGACGCCGTCGACGGCGCGCCCGATGACGATCAGCTCATAGAGTGCCAGCAGCCCACACCCCAGCGACACCAGCCACCAGACGGTCGCCGCCGCCCAGCCCCGGGGAAGCAGCCCGAGGAAGGACCGGACCGGGCGGGAACCCTCGCCGCGGACCAGTCCCCGGGTGACACCCGCGGCCGCCCGCTGGGCCGGCCCGAAAGTGAGCAGCGGCAGCGCCCCCACGACCATCGCGAGGTTGACCAGCACAAGGTCGGCGAAGAGCGCCAGGGCCCGGTAGAAGGGCGTGTCGATTCCAAAGATGCGGGACATTCTTCAGCAGGCTAGCCCTTCACCGCACCCGCCGCGACTCCCTCGATGATGTACTTCTGGGCGGAGACGTAGAAGATGATGATGGGCACGATCGCCAGGACGAGCATCGCCATCATCGCCCCCATGTCGCGATTTCCCTGGGAGCCGACGAAGCTCTGGATGACGACCGGGATCGTCTTGTAGGGCGTCGACAGGCCGATGACCAGGTACGGCAGCAGGTAGTCATTCCACACCCACATCGCGTTGAGGATCGCGACCGTGATCGCGGTGGGTTTGAGCATGGGGAAGACCACCCGGAAATAGGACTGCAGCGGTCCACAGCCGTCCATGATCGCCGCCTCCTCGATCTCGAGCGGGATGGACTTCACGAACCCGGAGAACATGAACACCGACAAACCCGCGCCGAAACCGACGTAGAGCACGACGATTCCGAGCGGGTTGTTGAGGTTGAGCATGTCCGCGATCTGCACCGTCGGAAACATCACCATCTGAAACGGAATGACCATGGAGAAGACGAGGACGTAGTAGATCGCGCTGGTCCACCACGTCTTGACGCGGGTGATGTAGTACGCGGTCATCGCCGAGAGGAACACGATGGCGATCACCGAGAGGATGGTGATGACGAAGGACCACAGCACCGCCCAGTGGAACCCCTGCTTGGTCAGGCCGACGACGTAGTTGTCGATTCCGGCCCACAGGTCGCCGAGGGGCAGCGCGAAGGGCGAATTCGCGATCGCGAACTTCTGCTTGAAGGAGTTGACGAGGATGAAGACGATCGGGCCGACGAACGCGATCGTCAGCAGGATGAGAATGGCGTAGAGGACGACCTTCGCGGGGCCGCTGACGCCGGTCGAGTCCGTCCCGCGCCGGGACTGGGTGAGGGTACTCATGCTTCCACCTCCCTGGATCGGGTGATTTTCAGCTGGAACATGGCGATCACGACGACCACCACCACGAAGATCACGGCCTTCGCCTGGCCGACGCCTTCGACGCCGATCCTGGTGAACATCGTGTTGACGATGTTCAGGGCGACCATCTCCGTCGCGCCGCCCGGGGCACCGTTGGTCAGCGCGAGGTTCTGGTCGAAGAGCTTGAAGGTGTTCGACAGGGTGAGGAAGACGCAGATCGTGATGGCGGGCATGACCATCGGGATGGTCACGCTGCGCAGCGTCTGCCAGCGGTCCGCGCCGTCAATCTCCGCCGCCTCCAGCAGTTCCTGCGGGACGTTCTGCAGCCCGGCGATGTAGATGATCATCATGTAGCCGACCATCTGCCAGTTGATGAGCATGACCAGGCCGAGGTAGCCGTACTTCCAGTCCGCGACGATGGTGGTCCCGTACTGGGCCAGCACGGCGTTGATCATCGATTGCCAGGTGTAGCCGAGCACGATGCCGCCGATGAGGTTCGGCATGAAGAACACCGTGCGGAAGAAATTGGTGCCCCGCAGTTTGCGGGTCAGGAGCCAGGCGATGGCGAAGGCGGCGACGTTGACGGTGATGACCGAGACCACGACGACCAGCAGCGTAAAACCGAAGGCCGCGACGAACCCCTCCCGCTCGGAGAACGCCCGGGCATAGTTGTCGAGGCCGACGAACTCGGCGTTCTGGAGGGTGGTGAAGTCAGCGAAGGAGAGAGCGAAGCCGATGACGAACGGGACCAGGAAAGCGATCAGGAAGGCCAGCAGCGTCGGCAGGACGAACACGGGGAAATACTTCTTCAGAGAGGCTTGCATTGCGGGCGCCTTCCGGGGTCGGGTGGCGCCCCCGCGGGGAACGCCACCGGGGAATTACTGCAGGGCCGCCGTCTCGGCCTCCCAGTTCGCCCGGAAGTTCTCGACGACCTGATCCCACTCCATGTTCCCGGAGGCGTACTGGGCAAGATCCTGACCGAAGTCGTTCTTGAACTGCTGGGAGGGGAAGTACTGGAAGTCCCAAGGGATGGCCGTGCTGTCCGGGTTCGCCAGTGACTCCGCCACCTGGCGGGCCAGCGGGTCGGCCGGGGTGTCATCCTCGGTGAAACCCTCGAAGGGGGCGATGAAACCGAGGTCCTCGACGACGCGCGTCTTGCCGGCGTCGCTGGTGAACAACCAGTTGAGGAAGTCGATGGAGGCCTGCTGGTCAGCCTCGCTGGCGTCCGAGTTCACCGCCAGGTAGTTCTCGGTGCCGATGGCCAGGCCCTGCTCGGGGTCCTGGGGCATGCCGGTGTACATGGGCATGAATTTGATGTCATCTTCGGCGACGACGTTTCCGGAGACATCGGCGATCTGGCTCCAGGCCCAGTTGCCGTTCTGGACCATGGCCGCCTGGCCGAGCGCGAATTCCGCCATTGAGTCGGTGACGGACTTCGACGGCGCCAGCGACGGTTCCACCGTGGAATCGGTGAGATAGAGGTCGAAGAGGTTCTTGAAGTTCTCGTTGTACGTGAACTCCAGGGTGGGGGCGTCGGTGGTGCCGAGATCCTCGAACTCGTAGTGGACCGGGATATTGGCCAGGTGGGTCTGCCAGCGCCAGTCCTCGCCGGAGGCCAGGGAGGTGGAGGCGAACACGCCGTCGATGCCGAGTTCGGCCTTCTTGGCCTGCATGTCGTCCGCGACGGCCTTGAGCGTGTCAAAGTCGGTGATTTCCTCGACCGAGCCGACGGCCGCGCCCGGCAGCGCAAAATACCGGTCCATGATGGCCTGGTTGTAGATGATTCCGTAGCCTTCGACGGCGAAGGGAACGCCGACGATGGCGTCCTCATCGTCCTTGAGCGGGGAGGTGTCTTCCTTGAGCGCTTTGGCGAAGTCCGCCTCGGAGAGATCCGCCATGTAGTCACCCCAGGTCTGCTGCCCGACCGGACCGTTGACCTGGAAGATCGTCGGGGCCTCCTGCTTGCCGATCTCCGCCTTGAGCGTCTGCTCATAGTTTCCGGAGGCCGCGGTGACGACCTTGACGTCGACGCCGGTTTCCTCGGTGTAGGCGGCGGCGATTTCCTGGTATGCGGCGTCCTGCTCCGGCTTGAAGTTGAGGAAGTAGACGTTGGCCTCGTCACCGCCGCCGGAGGAGCAGGCCGCCAGACCGGCGACGGACAGGGCGGAAACGAGGGTCACGGCGACGACGCGGGAAAGGCGACGGGTGGGGTGGGACACAGGGACCTCCTGAAGGATGTGCGTGGAAGCGAACCGAGTTCGGTGACTCGTCCGGCGCCCCTGCGGATGAAGCCCGCACGACCAGTGACGCCTGACACGTTCATATTCAATTATTACACAGTTCACTGCTATGCCTCCGAGAGTAGGCCAGCTTTTCACACCAAGTAAAGGAACCGGTCATACCCACCGGGCCCCGGCACCCCCGCCCCCACGAAATGGGCAGCACACAGGCCATTTCTTGGTCACGGCCGGGCCCCACCCTTGGCCCGACCCACACCTGGAGGGATACTGGTTATCACCTAACCTCGCACCCGGATCGTTCAGCACGTACCTGCTGATGGAGGAGAATTCATATGTCAGTCGTCGTTTTCGACAACGCCACCAGAACCTACCCGGGCAATCCCCACCCCTCCGTCGACAGACTGAACCTGCGCATCGGCGACGGCGAGTTCCTCGTCCTCGTCGGCCCCTCCGGCTCCGGGAAATCCACCGCGCTGCGCATGCTCGCCGGCCTGGAGGACATCAACGACGGGCGCATCCTCATCGGCGAGAACGACGTCACCCACGTCCCCCCGCGGGAGCGCGACATCGCCATGGTGTTCCAGAACTACGCCCTGTACCCGCACATGACCGTGCGGGAGAACATGGGCTTCGCGCTCAAGATCGCGGGGATGGACCGCGCGGCCATCGACGAGCGGGTGGAGGAGGCGGCGACGGCGCTCGACCTGCTCCCCTACCTGGAGCGCAAGCCGAAGGCCCTGTCGGGCGGACAGCGTCAACGCGTGGCGATGGGCCGGGCGATCGTCCGCCGCCCGCGGGTGTTTCTCATGGACGAGCCGCTGTCCAACCTCGACGCGAAACTGCGTGTGCAGACCCGCACGCAGATCGCCCGGCTCCAGCGCGAGCTCGGCGTGACGACTCTCTACGTCACCCACGACCAGACCGAGGCCCTGACGATGGGTGACCGCATCGCGGTCCTCAAGGACGGGGTACTCCAGCAGGTGGCCACCCCCAAGGAGATGTACCAGCGCCCCACCAATGAATTCGTCGCCGGATTCATCGGCTCACCCGCCATGAACCTCGGCACCTTCACCCTCGACGGCCGGACCGCTCACCTGGGGGCGGCCCATCTCAGGGTCCCGGAGTCCTTCCTCGCCGGGCTCGGCGCCTCCGACAACGGGACCGTCATCCTCGGCTTCCGGCCGGAGGCCCTGGAACTTGTCCCGGACGCCGACGTCGGCACGATCCCCATCCTCGTCGACTTCATCGAGCAGCTCGGCTCGGACGCCTATCTCTACGGCACCCTCCACGGTGGGGGCGCGTTGGGATCAGGGTCCGACTCCAACCCGGACAAGGCCGCCGTCGACAGCATCATCGTCCGCATTCCCCCGCTGAACACTCCCGAGCCCGGCGACGTCGTGCAGGCGCGGGTCCGCGAGGGGCAGCTGCACGGATTTGCGCCGTCAACGGGTCTGCGGTTGCCCGATCCCGTCTAACCGGCCAGGCCGGCGATGACCTCGACCAGCCCGGTCAGCGCCTTCCCGCGGTGCGAGAGCGCGTCCTTTTCTGCCGGGGCGAGCTGCGCGGAGGATCGGCCCAGGGTCTCGGCGGGCTCGAACAACGGGTCGTAGCCGAAGCCGTTCTCCCCGGCCTCCTCGTGCAGGAGACGGCCCTCCCAGCGCCCCTCGGACACGTGCTCCTGGCCGTCCGGGGTGACCAGTGCGCACACGGAGACGAACGCCGCGTGGCGACGCTCCTCCGGGACGTCCCGCATCTGCGCCAGCAGCAGGTCGTTGTTCGCCCGATCATCGCCATGGGCGCCGGACCAGCGTGCGGAGAGCACGCCGGGCATGCCGTTCAGCTCCTCGACGGCGAGACCGGAATCGTCGGCGATGGTGACCAGGCCAGTTTCCCGGGCCCCGGCGCGCGCCTTGATCAGCGCGTTGTCCGCGAAGGTGCGCCCGTTCTCGACCGGATCCTCGTACTGGACGGGGGCGTCGGCGAGCGCGACGAGATCCACGCCGCTGATGGCGTGGGCGTCGAGGATGCGCTGCAGCTCGGCGAGCTTCTTGGCGTTGTTGGATGCGACCAGGAGCTTCACGGAAGGACCGCTTCCAGCGCGGTCTTCTGCACCTGGTGAAGCTCACGGATGCCCTTCTCCGCCAGATCGAGCAGCGCACCCAGTTCCTCGCGGCCGAAGTCGCCCTCCTCGCCGGTGCCCTGGATCTCGACGAAACGGCCGGACTCGGTCATGACGACGTTCATGTCGACCTCGGCGCGCACGTCCTCCTCGTACGGCAGATCCAGCATCGGCACACCGTCGACGATCCCCACGGAGACGGCGGCGACCGGCGGCAGCAGCGGGTTGCCGGGGACGACGCCGGCCTCCTGCAGGACCGCGACGGCGTCGGCGAGCGCGACGTAGGCGCCCGTGATGGCGGCGGTGCGGGTGCCGCCGTCGGCCTGCAGCACGTCGCAGTCGATGTTGATGGTGTTCTCGCCCAACTGGGTCAGGTCGACGGCCGCCCGGAGGCTGCGGCCGATGAGGCGGGAAATCTCGTGGGTGCGGCCCTTGACCTTGCCGGACATGGATTCACGGCGGTTGCGCTCGTGGGTGGCAGCCGGGAGCATGGCGTACTCGGCGGTGAGCCAGCCCTCGCCGGAGTCCTTCTTGAAACGCGGCACGCCCAGTTCGATGGAGGCGGTGCACATGACGCGGGTGTCGCCGAACTCGACGAGCACGGAGCCGGCCGGGTTGGTGGTGAAGCCGCGGGTGATGCGGATGGAGCGCAGCTGGTCGGTCGAGCGGCCGTCTGCGCGGGTGTTCTGGGTGTCAGTCATGCACACCAGGCTACAACGCGTAGACCTGGCCGGGCTCGCCGACGCTGATCTGGCCGTCGAACTCGCTGCGCGCCGCGGCAAGGGTGGCCTCGACGTCGGCCCACGGCTGAATGTGGATGAGCACCAGGTGCCCGACGCCGGCTTCGCGGGCGACACGACCGGCGTCCGCGCCCGACATGTGCATGCCCGGCGCCATGCCCTCGCCGCTCGGCCCCCAGCAGGCCTCGGCGAAAAGGAGGTCGGCGCCGCGCGCCGCCGTGACCAGGTTCGGGGTGTAGGCGGAATCGCCCGAGTAGGTGATCACCTTGCCGGTGGCGGGCTCACGCACGCGCAGGGCGTAGGCCTCGATCGGGTGCAGGACACGGTAGGGGGTGATGGTCACCCGGCCGAGGATTTCCGTCTGCCCGTCCACCCACGGGGCGAAGGCGAAGGTGTCGGACATGTCATCGACGCCG from Corynebacterium guangdongense includes the following:
- a CDS encoding MBL fold metallo-hydrolase, with translation MKLTILGCSGSVPAPGKPASGYLITVDNDESVVMDLGPGTLAALQAIQNPADAHVVFSHLHADHCTDFPSLMVWRRFHPDAASYGRDLCFGPVDTPIHLGRLSSNEPGGVDDMSDTFAFAPWVDGQTEILGRVTITPYRVLHPIEAYALRVREPATGKVITYSGDSAYTPNLVTAARGADLLFAEACWGPSGEGMAPGMHMSGADAGRVAREAGVGHLVLIHIQPWADVEATLAAARSEFDGQISVGEPGQVYAL
- a CDS encoding DUF624 domain-containing protein, with protein sequence MSRIFGIDTPFYRALALFADLVLVNLAMVVGALPLLTFGPAQRAAAGVTRGLVRGEGSRPVRSFLGLLPRGWAAATVWWLVSLGCGLLALYELIVIGRAVDGVTSVVLSALVLMGMGLVGGISVWFYPLLDARPAGVAPTLTAAALHSVRYPFRTLGGVALYAAPWVVLGVAPGQWSVLLGFYLIIGLGLTQYLLALLTAEVLHGAVDGD
- a CDS encoding carbohydrate ABC transporter permease, whose translation is MSTLTQSRRGTDSTGVSGPAKVVLYAILILLTIAFVGPIVFILVNSFKQKFAIANSPFALPLGDLWAGIDNYVVGLTKQGFHWAVLWSFVITILSVIAIVFLSAMTAYYITRVKTWWTSAIYYVLVFSMVIPFQMVMFPTVQIADMLNLNNPLGIVVLYVGFGAGLSVFMFSGFVKSIPLEIEEAAIMDGCGPLQSYFRVVFPMLKPTAITVAILNAMWVWNDYLLPYLVIGLSTPYKTIPVVIQSFVGSQGNRDMGAMMAMLVLAIVPIIIFYVSAQKYIIEGVAAGAVKG
- the rdgB gene encoding RdgB/HAM1 family non-canonical purine NTP pyrophosphatase, producing MKLLVASNNAKKLAELQRILDAHAISGVDLVALADAPVQYEDPVENGRTFADNALIKARAGARETGLVTIADDSGLAVEELNGMPGVLSARWSGAHGDDRANNDLLLAQMRDVPEERRHAAFVSVCALVTPDGQEHVSEGRWEGRLLHEEAGENGFGYDPLFEPAETLGRSSAQLAPAEKDALSHRGKALTGLVEVIAGLAG
- the acpS gene encoding holo-ACP synthase AcpS; protein product: MIGIDIVHVPGFAQQLATPGSTFEAVFTAAEIRVAATKPDRDAHLAGRWAAKEAFIKAWSQSIYGRPPFIGGDDVDFAEIEIRPDRWGRVAIVLHGRVKEKAGNPLTSLSISHDGDYAVAICQFQQ
- a CDS encoding ABC transporter ATP-binding protein, producing the protein MSVVVFDNATRTYPGNPHPSVDRLNLRIGDGEFLVLVGPSGSGKSTALRMLAGLEDINDGRILIGENDVTHVPPRERDIAMVFQNYALYPHMTVRENMGFALKIAGMDRAAIDERVEEAATALDLLPYLERKPKALSGGQRQRVAMGRAIVRRPRVFLMDEPLSNLDAKLRVQTRTQIARLQRELGVTTLYVTHDQTEALTMGDRIAVLKDGVLQQVATPKEMYQRPTNEFVAGFIGSPAMNLGTFTLDGRTAHLGAAHLRVPESFLAGLGASDNGTVILGFRPEALELVPDADVGTIPILVDFIEQLGSDAYLYGTLHGGGALGSGSDSNPDKAAVDSIIVRIPPLNTPEPGDVVQARVREGQLHGFAPSTGLRLPDPV
- a CDS encoding DUF3817 domain-containing protein — protein: MTTDQTRKIRRVHPERKRRVRGALKFFSVSAWVTGIFLLLLVVRMVMQYILRMDIPEWATWVAILHGWAYIIFVIATFNLGLKARWEPKWWVTTVLGGVVPFLSFWVENNRRHEVVNKFQLDLPDHPEGTRSAA
- the bcp gene encoding thioredoxin-dependent thiol peroxidase; this encodes MTEAIRLEVGDTAPAFTLTDDTGAEVSLSDYAGRKVLVYFYPKAATPGCTTEACDFRDNLGELNELGIEVLGISPDSVASLTKFKADEGLNFPLLSDADKSVMTAWGAFGEKNNYGKIVQGVIRSTFLVDEEGTIALARYNVKATGHVGRILKDVA
- a CDS encoding carbohydrate ABC transporter permease, whose translation is MQASLKKYFPVFVLPTLLAFLIAFLVPFVIGFALSFADFTTLQNAEFVGLDNYARAFSEREGFVAAFGFTLLVVVVSVITVNVAAFAIAWLLTRKLRGTNFFRTVFFMPNLIGGIVLGYTWQSMINAVLAQYGTTIVADWKYGYLGLVMLINWQMVGYMMIIYIAGLQNVPQELLEAAEIDGADRWQTLRSVTIPMVMPAITICVFLTLSNTFKLFDQNLALTNGAPGGATEMVALNIVNTMFTRIGVEGVGQAKAVIFVVVVVVIAMFQLKITRSREVEA
- the rph gene encoding ribonuclease PH; its protein translation is MTDTQNTRADGRSTDQLRSIRITRGFTTNPAGSVLVEFGDTRVMCTASIELGVPRFKKDSGEGWLTAEYAMLPAATHERNRRESMSGKVKGRTHEISRLIGRSLRAAVDLTQLGENTINIDCDVLQADGGTRTAAITGAYVALADAVAVLQEAGVVPGNPLLPPVAAVSVGIVDGVPMLDLPYEEDVRAEVDMNVVMTESGRFVEIQGTGEEGDFGREELGALLDLAEKGIRELHQVQKTALEAVLP
- a CDS encoding ABC transporter substrate-binding protein; amino-acid sequence: MSHPTRRLSRVVAVTLVSALSVAGLAACSSGGGDEANVYFLNFKPEQDAAYQEIAAAYTEETGVDVKVVTAASGNYEQTLKAEIGKQEAPTIFQVNGPVGQQTWGDYMADLSEADFAKALKEDTSPLKDDEDAIVGVPFAVEGYGIIYNQAIMDRYFALPGAAVGSVEEITDFDTLKAVADDMQAKKAELGIDGVFASTSLASGEDWRWQTHLANIPVHYEFEDLGTTDAPTLEFTYNENFKNLFDLYLTDSTVEPSLAPSKSVTDSMAEFALGQAAMVQNGNWAWSQIADVSGNVVAEDDIKFMPMYTGMPQDPEQGLAIGTENYLAVNSDASEADQQASIDFLNWLFTSDAGKTRVVEDLGFIAPFEGFTEDDTPADPLARQVAESLANPDSTAIPWDFQYFPSQQFKNDFGQDLAQYASGNMEWDQVVENFRANWEAETAALQ